From Anopheles arabiensis isolate DONGOLA chromosome 3, AaraD3, whole genome shotgun sequence, a single genomic window includes:
- the LOC120901845 gene encoding uncharacterized protein LOC120901845: MPYRWDTYALVLLALTVSWSALPPATGCPAEVCVCKWKGGKQTVECGGRFLNRLPDGMDPGTQVLNFSGNSLTILQSERFRKMELINLQKIYLARNQLVKIHDRAFRGLTNLVELDLSDNTLSEVPTETFQDYAALMRLSLSGNPIRALRASAFKQLSYLTTLELSNCQIELVEDEAFIGMDNLEWLRLDGNRIATIRGAHVLPESLHGINLQSNRWHCDCHLTDVYTWLNSFNVPQREEIKCSGPARLAGETVKTLTLDDLACLPVVTPETSYREIAEGRNISLDCRIVATPEPTVAWLFQGQVLLNDSFLSPNLHLYYFVDELDGAKHSELFIYNINADDNGTYSCVAENSAGRVQTNYTLHVIVKEEPVVEQVTFSEEYFLAIVAASAATAVLLALLCCIVACKCARARRASGSGAKKPRGAKGATADGLGGVPAGQQKCASITHDLGEPLTAGKLNGALGLGDGSNPQDIVLYLNANPNGLDKAALNNMTAMAQFCSPPSARSYQDQNPDLINDAESGQHKARPRPDAIDSDLGEKDSDEQSSVQDGGSEVSFQQQQQHQQQQQQQQGQGQGPYYPPMVLRGPRFASSALSTLPRGGTASLGGKDLSAYQHQVDIHLSPGCFLDQNGYPVDLSLMAAPSGPPVNYYRTLPHKKHQQQLQQQQQQPGGPGKPIARYANDAEFINRTQSPAAYQMYAPTDVRYTAEGYPQHEHGQFPSPPDGYKGEVHPVAYMSSAAAASAGFCVGPAPGPPQQWPTFLPGFHPQLIPIMAPAGGALLASPMMPSPSGQQQQQLLSSPQTQPGSALKKCSVGAQTSELDKDVIPEQREEEEEEEDEQDGGGGGSTVKLRHLTGPLADSPDEGYVGDSHETSDI, translated from the coding sequence ATGCCGTACCGGTGGGACACGTACGCACTGGTACTGCTGGCGCTGACGGTCAGCTGGAGCGCGCTGCCCCCGGCGACCGGCTGCCCGGCggaggtgtgcgtgtgcaagTGGAAGGGCGGCAAGCAGACGGTGGAGTGTGGTGGCCGCTTCCTAAACCGGCTGCCGGACGGTATGGATCCGGGCACGCAGGTGCTCAACTTCTCCGGCAACAGCCTGACGATACTGCAGAGCGAGCGGTTCCGCAAGATGGAGCTGATCAACCTGCAGAAGATCTACCTGGCCCGCAACCAGCTGGTCAAGATACACGACCGGGCGTTCCGGGGGCTCACCAATCTGGTCGAGCTCGACCTGTCCGACAACACGCTGTCGGAGGTGCCGACGGAAACGTTCCAGGACTATGCGGCCCTGATGCGGCTGTCGCTGAGCGGCAACCCGATCCGGGCGCTGCGTGCGAGCGCCTTCAAGCAGCTGTCCTACCTGACGACGCTCGAGCTGAGCAACTGCCAGatcgagctggtcgaggacGAAGCGTTCATCGGGATGGACAATCTCGAGTGGCTGCGGCTCGACGGCAACCGGATCGCGACGATACGCGGGGCGCACGTGCTGCCCGAGTCGCTGCACGGCATCAATCTGCAGAGCAACCGGTGGCACTGCGACTGCCACCTGACGGACGTGTACACCTGGCTGAACAGCTTCAACGTGCCGCAGCGCGAGGAGATCAAGTGCAGCGGTCCGGCGAGGCTGGCGGGCGAAACGGTCAAGACGCTGACGCTCGACGATCTCGCCTGTCTGCCGGTGGTGACGCCCGAAACGTCTTACCGCGAGATTGCCGAGGGGCGTAACATCTCGCTCGACTGCCGGATAGTGGCAACGCCCGAGCCGACGGTGGCGTGGCTGTTCCAGGGCCAGGTGCTGCTGAACGATAGCTTCCTGTCGCCCAACCTGCACCTGTACTACTTCGTCGACGAGCTGGATGGGGCGAAGCATAGTGAGCTGTTCATCTACAACATCAACGCGGACGACAACGGGACGTACTCGTGCGTGGCGGAAAACTCGGCCGGCCGCGTGCAGACCAACTACACGCTGCACGTGATCGTGAAGGAGGAGCCGGTGGTCGAGCAGGTCACGTTTTCCGAGGAGTACTTCCTGGCGATCGTGGCGGCGAGTGCAGCGACAGCCGTGCTGCTCGCCCTGCTCTGCTGCATCGTCGCCTGCAAGTGTGCCCGAGCGCGTCGCGCATCGGGCAGTGGCGCGAAGAAGCCGCGCGGCGCCAAGGGTGCCACTGCCGATGGGTTGGGTGGGGTACCGGCCGGCCAGCAAAAGTGTGCCTCGATTACGCACGACCTCGGGGAGCCGCTGACGGCGGGCAAGCTGAACGGTGCGCTCGGGCTGGGCGACGGCAGCAACCCGCAGGACATCGTGCTCTACCTGAACGCGAACCCGAACGGGCTGGACAAGGCGGCGCTGAACAACATGACGGCGATGGCGCAGTTCTGCAGCCCACCGTCGGCCCGCAGCTACCAGGACCAGAACCCGGACCTGATCAACGATGCGGAGAGTGGGCAGCACAAGGCGCGGCCCCGACCGGACGCGATCGATTCGGACCTGGGCGAGAAGGACTCGGACGAGCAGAGCAGTGTGCAGGACGGTGGCAGTGAGGTTagcttccagcagcagcagcagcaccagcagcagcagcaacagcagcaaggtCAGGGACAGGGTCCCTACTATCCACCGATGGTGTTGCGGGGTCCGCGCTTCGCCTCCTCCGCGCTCTCCACCTTGCCGCGCGGTGGAACGGCATCGCTCGGCGGGAAGGACCTGTCCGCCTACCAGCATCAGGTGGACATTCATCTCAGTCCGGGCTGCTTCCTCGACCAGAACGGCTACCCGGTCGATCTGAGCCTGATGGCGGCCCCGAGCGGGCCACCGGTTAACTACTACCGCACGTTACCGCACAaaaagcaccagcagcagttgcagcagcagcagcagcagccgggtgGCCCCGGGAAGCCCATCGCGCGGTACGCGAACGATGCCGAGTTTATTAACCGCACACAATCACCAGCCGCCTATCAGATGTACGCCCCGACCGACGTGCGGTACACGGCCGAGGGCTACCCGCAGCACGAGCACGGCCAGTTCCCTTCCCCGCCGGATGGCTACAAGGGCGAGGTGCACCCGGTGGCCTACATGAGCTCGGCGGCGGCTGCGTCGGCCGGCTTCTGCGTGGGGCCGGCGCCTGGGCCGCCCCAGCAGTGGCCCACCTTTCTGCCCGGGTTCCATCCGCAGCTCATCCCCATCATGGCACCGGCCGGCGGTGCCCTGCTAGCCTCTCCCATGATGCCATCCCCCAgcggtcagcagcagcagcaactgttgAGCAGTCCACAGACGCAGCCGGGCAGTGCGCTGAAAAAGTGTTCGGTGGGTGCGCAAACGTCCGAGCTGGACAAGGACGTCATACCGGAGCAgcgcgaggaggaggaagaggaggaggacgagcaGGACGGGGGTGGAGGCGGTAGTACGGTGAAGCTGCGGCATCTGACTGGCCCGCTGGCGGACAGCCCGGACGAAGGGTACGTCGGCGACAGTCACGAGACGAGCGACATTTGA